The nucleotide sequence TCGCCATCGATAGCCCATCAGCCAGCGCCCCAGCCTGAGGTGGCGGATGAGGCGTCGCAAGAGCCAGAGGCGCCCGCATTTGATGAAGCCCAGCTGCAGCAAATGCTGGATCAGGCGCGTGCCGAAGGCCATGCACAGGGCCTGAGCGAAGGCCGCACGCAGACGCAGCAGCAGTGGCAGCAGCGTCTGGACGACCATATCAACGGCGCAGGCCGCGAGAGCGCGCAGCGCGTGGACCATGTGCTGCAGTCGCTGGACGAGAACTTCAAGCAGATGCAGTCCGGCATGGCGCAGGAGCTGCTGAATCTGGCCTGCGATATTGCCCGCCAGGTGGTGCGCCAGGAGCTGCGCAGCCAGCCCCAGGCCTTGCTGCCCGTGATTCGCGAAGCGCTGGACATGCTGGTCGATGAAAGCCGGCCCGTCACCGTGCGCCTGAACCCTGCCGACTTTGAAGTGCTGGACCAGCCTTTGCGCACAGAGCATGGCGCGCACAGCCGCATTCAGTGGGTGGGCGATGCCGCCATTGGCACAGGCGATGTCAAGGTTGAATGCGGTGGTGCCGAAATTGACGGCAGCGTGGAAAAGCGCTGGCGCCGTGCCGTGGCTGCGCTGGGCCTGGTGTCCACCTGGTATGACGGGGACAAGGCATGAGCAGCGAACTGGGCGGCAACCTCTGGCCGCAATTCATAAGCCAGGCCAGAGCGCGCTACGCCCAGCCTGTGCCGCTGGAATGTCAGGGCCGCTTGACCAAGCTGACGGGCATGGTGCTGGAGGCTTCGGGCCTGCGCGTGCCCGTGGGCGCGCAATGCCATATTCACCAAGCTGGGCAGGAGCCTGTGCTGGCCGAGGTGGTCGGCTTTGCCGGTGAACGTGCTTATCTGATGCCTGCGGGCGATATTCAGGGCTTGTCCAGCGGTGCCATGGTGGTGCCTGCTGCGCCCTTTATTCCTGTGCCCCAGCTGGGTGTGGAACAAGGCGAAAAAATCAGCCAGACGGTGGGCGTGCTGCGCCTGCCCATGGGGGATGGCCTGCTGGGCCGTGTGGTGGATTCGCAAGGCGTGCCGCTGGATCGCGGCCCCGCACTGGATGGCGTGGTGCCCGAGGTGCTGGATCGCAATCCCATCAACGCCATGGACCGCGACCCCGTGCGCGAGTCGCTGGACACCGGCGTCAAGGCGCTGAACTCTCTGCTGACGGTAGGCCGCGGCCAGCGTCTGGGCCTGTTTGCAGGCTCGGGTGTGGGCAAGTCGGTGCTCCTGGGCATGATG is from Comamonas fluminis and encodes:
- a CDS encoding FliH/SctL family protein: MSNGQPPRTHSRFIPQEEIDNSTVVQWRFGAVDGQGGTFTPAQPAAFVPAGMHFNGFSPSIAHQPAPQPEVADEASQEPEAPAFDEAQLQQMLDQARAEGHAQGLSEGRTQTQQQWQQRLDDHINGAGRESAQRVDHVLQSLDENFKQMQSGMAQELLNLACDIARQVVRQELRSQPQALLPVIREALDMLVDESRPVTVRLNPADFEVLDQPLRTEHGAHSRIQWVGDAAIGTGDVKVECGGAEIDGSVEKRWRRAVAALGLVSTWYDGDKA